ctctcactacaCCGAAACCAATTAATGCAATTCCAAAACTGTATAGGGACACAAgtttgcagaaatattcaaagacAATaggagaaaataacacatttactgtctactgcatgagaaaaactgcatggttCTTACTTCAAACTATATTAGATTAGCATacagtgggcatgtctgtaaaggggacaCTTGTGAGTACAAACGGAACCCATTTCctttcagatatcttgaggtcagatgTCGaaggacccctttgaaaatagGCATCTCAGATTTTTCCACGTTCATTTTTTAGTCCAACTAAATTGCTTTGCCCCAGACAAAATAGTGTGACATTTTTGTTACCAATGGATTCCCGGTGTCTTATACTCTCATATGATATAAATATCTTCTTGTAGCATTAAAACTTaacctctgaaagaaaaaaatcagcaggGCTCACAGGTGTAAACCTCAATGAATATTGCTAAACAGTTCCAATTGATCTTTcctatttgaaatatataaacaGATGATTACTGATAGGCTGGTGGTGAACTCTGACCTCTGCATCGTAGCgcacagcagcagacagcaggGAGAAGGCGTTTTCCACAGTGATTCCTCTCTTTATGATATGCTGACACAGACGCTTGAGGCGGTTCTCACAGTACGACGTGGCCAGGTCCAGCAGCcctgagacagagacagtgtACGTTTTAACAACAGACATAATAAAAAGACAGTAAGGTGAGGCTGTGACGTGTGTGTGGTTCTGACCAATAGCATCCTCAGGAGGCAGCTCAACATTGTCTGTGTAGAGGAACTCGAGGAAAGAGCGGTACACCGGGTACGAGAACTGATCGATCTCAATCACCTCCTTCATGTCTTCGTTCCAGTGAGCCTGGAACATGGATCTGAAGTGTTCACACCTGCACAGCAGTTTGTTTCAGGAACACACAGATGTCTTTCATGGATTCTTTATattctatcattttattatttatatttgcagCTGTGAGATGAAATATCTGACCTGATTTTGAGAACTGCTTTGTGGACATAGATATATTTGCCGTCAACGCAGAACTTGAGGTCGGCTGTCTCCGGGTTGTCAAACTCTTTCTTCAGAGACTGAGCCACGGTCAAGAAGTCATCATGCTCTGCAGggagaaaacacagacagacagacagacagacacacacacacacagacagacacacacacacagctttggCATTAGGAAGATAAAAAACTGTAACAgcaattgcttttatttttacagctgaAACAGGAAGGATCacagtttttttgtctttgtgatgatgatgatttatttgacatgTTCCAAATAATTTCCTTGTCAGTTTCCTTTCAAAAacttcaaataaatacaaaaatgaacacaaacttGCTTTAAATATGTGAAACCACTGGTGCAGTCATTTTATTACTACATCATCTTTGGTCTTACCCATGGAAAGAAGCCTCCACATAACGGAAGGTGTGGCGAAGCATGCAAACACATCATCTGTGCAGGTGAAGTGCGTGAGGTAAGGCAGCactatagactggcccctgcaCTGGCCCCACATGTACACCTGACCACTCTGAGTCTTAGCAGCTGACGTGTGGGTGGAGTGACAGGCAGCAATCTCCACAATCCTGTCAGAGGGGACAGAGGAGAGAGTTAGCAGTGCAGAAAGGGTTTTTtatcagtgtttcctctaggatttttttcagcagcggggGTAAAGGCTTATTTGTCCCCTGGATGGTATcattaaggcatcatattttgaaagTCTTCCTGcaaattatgtatatatataaatctatataatctatataaatctaggTTTTACACGTTCTTACTGTAAAGCTTATAACCTgtccaaaaatgtcagaaaaacaacgtattaaaaaaaaaagaaaaagtcatactatacaatgttgatttttgtcaataaaaaaaaaagtcaaattttaaaagGCCTAAAAATGGGCCAATTATAATATTTGGTATTAAGTTATCTTGGTACTTAGTTACTCTggtatttagttattttgagatgtccaaaaaatgggaaaaaatacagaatcaaaaaagatcaaattttaaaatgcccagaaatgctaaaaaatgatcaattatagtctgttgatgcatgttatagtttaatttttcaataaatgacagaaaaacacaagattATGGGATGTCCTAAAAGGACCCTctcaaatagtaaaaaaaaacaccacattatgggatggctaaaaatgaccccaactcacaaaaaagtcatacgtatgttgatttttgtcaaaaatggtcaaattttgtggtcaatgggtcaattatagtctgttgatacataatagaaaataatatggccagaaaggatagaaaaacaccatattatgggatgtccaaaaactaaaaaaaagtcatacatgtcgatttttgtaaaaaaagaaagaaaaaaaggccaaattaaaAATGGGCCAATTATAGTCTTCGGTATTAAGTTACTTTGGGATGTTcggaaaatgaaaataagtcatACTACAgtatgtacattttaaaatgctaaaaactgaccaattatagtctgttgatatatGTTTAGTATAATCTgtcaaaaaataacagaaaaacaccagatttggaaatgtccaaaaatggaagaaaaagagtacatttttggtatttggcaactgtttacactacagtttagatttatggttgacttttgttttgttgaaagatttttatttttatgaacagaaaaaatcatattttctctatatttttcagtattttgtaatatcgtcaagaatatagttattgcaaaaaaacccagaaacatTGTGATATTGTTTAAGGGCCATATTGCCAGCCCTAgctggagcatgatgtgtatgcatgatgcccccttcacatttctgcctgccccctcatatatgcATCCCTAGAACTGGCCCTGTTAGTAAATACATGCACCGGGAAAACCAGTGGAGGCTGACTAGTCACAGTATGCTTTGTTACTTACAAGAAGCAGTAACGTTAGCTAGCCATTAGCTCTAACAGGCAGTCTAACCTCAATCAGAAACTGTCAGTAATGCTAACGGAGTGCTCGCGCCGTTGTGGTTGTTATGACAGCTGAAGTGGGTGTGACGTCCTGGGACTGTTGCATTTGCTCCACAGCAAGAGGGCAGAAGATCACTACTacagagttaaaaaaataaaacaatccccTATTCTGAAGTAGCGGTGGGCATAATATGGCAGTGGCGGGGCGCCGATACTAAATGATAAAGCAGAAACCCTGGTTTTACAGTATGTGTGGAGACAGTCTTCTCACCGATCTTTCTCAGTCATGATCTGAACCGGGCTCAGCTGGTTGCTCTTGTTGCCGGTTCCAAGTTGTCCATATGTGTTGGCACCCCAAGCGTAAAGCAACCCCTCGTCTGTTAGTGCCAGAGAGTGGGCGTAGCCTGAGACAATCTGGAGGGAAAACAAAAACTTTAGATGTAATAACCACAGTTTTGATATGCAAAATctaacacaaacatttttttacattttaaaagaaaacaagcatCAAAGAATCGTCAGTTTTGGTTCCATTAGGGCCCAAAACTCTTAACTTATactgcttctcaaatgtgaggacTCCGAGGCTGTTTTCTGGATTTTTGATTATTGGTTAGACAAGAGATCACTTTCAGCTCTGGTTACTTTTAAAATAACAGTCTATTACACTAATATGATGGAGAAGATGGAATTGGAAAACCTGTTTTCACCCCGGTGATAAAAATATGGCATCACATACTTGTATCTGAGTGATATTATTCCAAGCTATTATACGAATACAACAATTATGGCAGCTTTTACGGAGCAATAGGTTAATCACagaaacacatatatatatatatatatatatataggcttcAGTGTATCTAATGATAATATCATTACATCTAAATATGACAGTTATAATGGCTCTCACAGGTGCatacaaaataacataaattggTGGATAGATAAAGATTTCTTCTTGTACTCACTCATGTAACTAGAAAATTATTAGAACTgtaatagaaattataaatacattttaataataaatttaatacatttttcgcAGAAGTAAGATGACAGGGCAGAATCTGAATATATGTAGCTTAAAAATATGTAGATAAAGCAGATTGCATATTAAGATGACAGCATATTATTACTAtccatttgacttttttttagatttcaaacTTTTTCTGATTTTGGTTTCTAAACTGAAACTGACacgtaattttgattgattttcgaTTTACAGTTGAAATTGTGCTACTGTATATTGACATCAGACCCAACTGGGTGAGATGCACAGATCCAAGTATTTGTGAGTGTGTAATCTCTGacctgctgcacacacaaaccCTGCAGAGCTACAAGACGACAGGGAGTCAGCTGGTTCCCATTATTTCCAAGTCCAAGCTGTCCGTTCCCATTGTAGCCCCAACCGTAcacctgcagagacacacataGAGCGTGAGCGATGTGCTGCCCAGAGACGTTTATTTTGTTATCACTGTGTTTATAGCTCTGGTATAAATTAAACAGTCACCTCGCCATTGTCCACTACAGCCAGGGACGAGGTCTGTCCACAGACGATACTGACAGCCACTTTGTTCTGCAGGCAGCTCGACACTCTGCGGGGTGTGGGCTGGTTCGCTGTGGAGCCTGAACCCACCTGACCACAGTTGTTGTAGCCCCATGCATACACCTGGTAGACAGGAAGTTAAAGGTGAGAAGGAGAGTTAAATACCTTATATTCAAACACAGCTTCTATGTCCCCTAAGAGGAAGCTAAATTCCTACAAACATTCCTTCATGTGTGCAGCATTGTGGACTGTTAATACAATGTGACAGTCATACATGTGGTTCATAATGATCTCATGCAATTATAGTGTCTCAAGTGTACTGATATTTCTAGATAAATTCATTAGAGGACAGTATAGTGCATTGTTGTTgaatcacaataaaatacagcttAAAGAAAAAGTTCAGCATTTTGGGAAACATGCTTATTCACCGTCTCACCCACACTTGATGAGAAGACTGGTAATATTCATGCCTGTACTGGGCAAGGGCACTACAATTATTATGCTTATGATATTACAGCGCAAACATGCCCATAAAGTGCAATTTGcccttttttgtgtttgattGCATTTATCCCTGAGGCAAAGTACAAATGTTGTCTTTGTGGCATAAAACACAGCAGGAAGAAAAAtggcagagaaaaataaataaataataattttaagacGAGGTGCAAAACTTCGTACAAGAAATTTAATTGTGACAGAGAGACACCGTATTTGGGATTTAATATCCCTCTATCAATGCTGGGAGTGTTTTCAAAAGCATAACTTCAGATTGTAAGAGAAGATGGCATGATTTAAAGCAGAGAACACCCCCTTTAAAGATATGTTTCTGTTTCAAACAACTCTCTCAAGAAGCTAACAATCTATGAAACattgaatatttttaaaaggaCTATATAATCctatcaattattattaatatcatttcactgtaactgtgtgtGGTTATTAGTGTTCATTTTTGTGAATTGTAATGAGGCTCTTTTAGTAGATTGAAGTGTGGACCAACTGAGGCAGCTGTTGACCAAGAACTCCCTTGTTCTGcaatgtaaaaatattgtttttgtcaatggagtctggtggttcTGAAGATTGCATAATGTCTGACTGTGGATAAGAACCTCATAATaccgaactatccctttaattctGAGTTGGTCAGTATGACTAAGCACAGCCTTTGGCCAAAGCTGAATCACATGTGTCATTAGAGGGTTTTAAACAGGTTTCCATTCTGCTGCGAACAGACACTCACTTCTCCTGAGTCAGTCAGAGCCATTGAGTGGTGAGAGCCACAGGCCACCTCTGTGACCTTCTTATTGAGCAGGTTGGCAGACACGAGCACTGGAGCTACTCCTTGGTTGGTTGTCCCGTTTCCCAGTTGGCTGTAGCCGTTATGTCCCCAGGCGAATAGCTCTCCATCTGAAACACAAAAAGATTAGTCACTctgcagcacttttttttatccctaCTGTGAAGGGGAGGATTAAGTGTTTTGTGCAGCTACCCTCTGTGGCCAGCAGGATGTGGGGTCCGCTGCCGTAGCTCAGGCTGACAACCTTCCTCCCGCTCAGGAAGTCCAGCTTCTTGGGGGCGATGGTGCTCTGGCTGTCCCCTGTTCCGAGGCAGTTACTGCAGTTCAACCCAAACACATACACCTGAGTGTGGAGAGAGGACAGACATGTAATATGGATCAGTGATAAGCAGGGCTAAGCAGAGACAGCCTACATCAGCCGAGTAGGTAGCAGGTCACattccacacacacaagcatcaacacaagcagcagcagcgctgATAAGAGCGCACACAACTCAGCACAGAGCTGAACTTACACAGAGAGCCTacagttctgttttttttacattagttATTTAAGGAAAAGGTTTTTGGATGCTTTAGCCCACTCACTACAAATTGCATTCACATTGCTGCTGATTATGAACATTATTTAGGAAAGGGTTAGATTTCCATTTCCATTGTTTACATTTAAGATTAAACACATGGTGGCCAAACTGCAACCTTTTTTAGTAGAGGATGACTGATCAGCTGACTGATGTCATCGGCAGATATAGGTGTCCgatatgtgccgttatgaaaactcttttttacacaatatataatgcagaaagtGTTGCTTGTCTTGATTTAAAAATTGTGTTcgcttttaatatatatatatatatattttttttttaatagtcagcaattgactaaaACTGAACAGTAACAATTATtgtatcatttatagaattagcTGACTGaatgtaatatattgtataatataaaacaatgttaaatattatgaaTTAAAGTgttctctgggtacatttgcagagtagtgaaaaatcagtgcactatccacataaaaatgtctattttcattccagctcaaaaaaaaatactatatcagccaccatatcaATGAATTACCCCCtataaaatcagtatcggcatcagtctcaaaaatcccatattggtctGGCTTTACTTTTTAGTTCACTGAAATGCTTTTCTGCAGCTAACTCTGAAATCTGTATTGTTGAAGCTGCGGTACTTCATGtattttggccacttggggagagcaaaacaagctgtaaacatACTTAACTTATTAAGTTGTTACAATGAAGTGTAAGCCATTAATTGCATCAATGAACACAGACGGAGAGCAACATTGGCAATCATGTGATTTTTTCTGGCTGCCTGATGAATCTAAGTCCAATATTCAGTCTTCTCTCGCTTTGTTATGTCTCCACAAATATAtggtaaaatatgcaaatatggTAGATGGACTGCATTTGTATAGAGCTTTCCAGTGAAATCTgcagttcagtatcttgcccaaggacacttcgacatgCCAACTGCCATGGCAGGGAATGCAAATATCTGGCTCCTGAGCTGCTCAACACTTGAAcagtttttttctaaatgtgtctgtctgctgtttagTTGTCGGCCAAAGTCAGACTGTTGGCCTCCCCTCAAACAAACGTGGAGGAAGGCGCCCCCTCACCCAACCTTAGTGTACTTGCTGAGTTCCTCTCAATCCCTCTATGTCTATAGGATCATGATTATGTTATTTGGTTCCATACACACTTGTTTGACAGAACTTCagactgcaaaaaaggtctattCTGACATATTAATTACCTTTTGACTAACTTACTACTCTATCTCTTTAGCCAAATCACACACATTCAAGCTATTCCATGTGATCTTCTTcactaatgtatttttttttctcactcccATTCACTGAGCCTCCCCTGAAACTGTTTGCCCGCCTCTCGCTTTGAAAACCTCTGTTCCAGGCTGATAGTGTGCAGTGGATTTATGAGAGCTTTGCTTAAAACAGTTGCCTGCTGTGGTCCTCCAACTGTTAGTCACACACCAGTAGCGATGGCGATGACATCCCTTGCATGATTAACTCCACAGCCCTGTTTTCCTCTTGACATCTCACCTCATCATCTTTGGTGACGTAGATGGCCTCATTAGCAGAAGTTCCAAACACACACGCTCTCCGTATGGTGGAGAGCTCCTGGGGGCCCATCAGGCTGAAAACAGGCCATTTGGTTACATCCACCATGATGCACTTGACGTGAGTCTATGGTGAGGCC
This sequence is a window from Centropristis striata isolate RG_2023a ecotype Rhode Island chromosome 10, C.striata_1.0, whole genome shotgun sequence. Protein-coding genes within it:
- the LOC131979406 gene encoding RCC1 and BTB domain-containing protein 1-like; translation: MVDVTKWPVFSLMGPQELSTIRRACVFGTSANEAIYVTKDDEVYVFGLNCSNCLGTGDSQSTIAPKKLDFLSGRKVVSLSYGSGPHILLATEDGELFAWGHNGYSQLGNGTTNQGVAPVLVSANLLNKKVTEVACGSHHSMALTDSGEVYAWGYNNCGQVGSGSTANQPTPRRVSSCLQNKVAVSIVCGQTSSLAVVDNGEVYGWGYNGNGQLGLGNNGNQLTPCRLVALQGLCVQQIVSGYAHSLALTDEGLLYAWGANTYGQLGTGNKSNQLSPVQIMTEKDRIVEIAACHSTHTSAAKTQSGQVYMWGQCRGQSIVLPYLTHFTCTDDVFACFATPSVMWRLLSMEHDDFLTVAQSLKKEFDNPETADLKFCVDGKYIYVHKAVLKIRCEHFRSMFQAHWNEDMKEVIEIDQFSYPVYRSFLEFLYTDNVELPPEDAIGLLDLATSYCENRLKRLCQHIIKRGITVENAFSLLSAAVRYDAEDLEEFCFKFCVNHLTEVTQTSAFWQIDGNMLKDFICRASRCGAFKN